Proteins from a genomic interval of Ictidomys tridecemlineatus isolate mIctTri1 unplaced genomic scaffold, mIctTri1.hap1 Scaffold_35, whole genome shotgun sequence:
- the LOC144373300 gene encoding E3 ubiquitin-protein ligase TTC3-like gives MGAARLAAAEGWAVQRDCACALPAHVTRLQPVLLPATARQPADVVGLRRRRRRRRRPEDRGLRALVSAQPARGRAPGCVTLSRHSRDAPGAGPSTPPPWVCGLCAMDNFTDGDFTVVDCALLEDSPYEDDCVFAPEYTTDNYVRVTQLYCDGVDMKYKDYAQSEKYLDICNIWCSKPLSVLQDYCDAIKIYIFWPLLFQHQHSSVIS, from the exons ATGGGGGCCGCCCGGCTGGCGGCCGCAGAAGGGTGGGCGGTGCAGCGAGACTGCGCATGTGCACTGCCAGCCCACGTGACGCGCCTGCAGCCTGTGCTGCTGCCTGCTACCGCCCGCCAACCGGCTGATGTGGTGGGCCttaggcggcggcggcggcggcggcggcggcccgaGGATCGCGGGCTGCGGGCCCTCGTGAGTGCACAGCCAGCGCGTGGCAGGGCTCCCGGATGTGTCACCTTGTCCCGTCACAGTCGAGATGCCCCGGGAGCTGGGCCCTCCACACCCCCTCCGTGGGTGTGTg GATTGTGTGCCATGGACAATTTTACTGATGGAGACTTCACTGTGGTGGATTGTGCATTGTTGGAAGATAGCCCTTACGAAGATGATTGTGTCTTTGCTCCTGAATATACGACGGATAACTATGTTCGTGTGACTCAGCTTTACTGTGATGGAGTG gatatgaAGTATAAAGATTATGCCCAAAGCGAGAAATATTTAG acaTCTGCAATATATGGTGTAGTAAACCACTTTCTGTCCTGCAAGATTACTGTGAtgccattaaaatatatatcttctgGCCACTTCTTTTTCAACATCAGCACAGTTCTGTAATATCATGA